The following DNA comes from Nitrososphaerales archaeon.
GGAGAATCGCTGATACGATGATCGCCCGTGGATGGATATAATCAGAGAATTCAGAGAATAGAGATCGACATTTTATTTTTTATTCTTAAATTCTTCATTATTAATCATTCTTAAGAAGGCATATCGAAAGGTGGTGTGCTCTCAACCTCGCTCTCAACCTTCCTATTCATGGAGCTCCATCATACTTCATTCCAGAAAGTTATGTTGCGAATTTAAGAGGTATCCTTTGATGAGTATTGAATGAAGTTCTTTTTAAAATCTGTATATAGGTCGAGCGTCTTATTTGTAAGCTTCTTCCATACCTTCCAAGACTTTCGACTATCGTCTGGGAATGCATTATACTTTTCCACCCATTTTATAAGGAATTCTCGTGTGCGTGGATCAGAAGGATAACCACTACCAAAATCTCCATACTTCAATTTTAACTTCTCAATCTCTAGATCTCTCTCTACCTTGGCGATGATGGATGCAGCCGATACGATCGGATAGATTCTATCTGCATGGTGTAATGAAAAGATCTTCAAATCCTTCTTCAGCATCGATGATATCTGCTCTTTAAATCGATTCACATCGACATCTGAAGCATCAACGTAGACTACATCACAACCTAACTCATCGATAACCTTTGCCATAGAAATAGCTTCCAAATAATTGAGTTTTTTAAACTTCCTTCCTAAAATGACGTATCTATCTATTTCATTCGGTGGGATCTTTAAATAAGAGATTTTATGGGCTATGTTACGAATAAGTTGATATAATTTCATTCTTTTACTCGGAGATAGGAGTTTTGAATCCTTAACACCCAGATCGATAAGTCCATTCAATCGGCTCTCTTCGATACTTACACCAGCTATGACCAATGGCCCCATCACCGAACCTCTACCCGCATCATCCACTCCTGCTACGATCATTTAACCTCACTCTTTAATCGAGCGAGGACTTTATCTGCAATTATATCCGGTAATTTATCTCTATTTTCATACGTGACTTCGATCAACTCACAGTAGGGTGCAGACCTTAATTCATTGAGTAATGGATCTCTCATTCGTTTGTGTATGATGCCGATCACAGGTTTGCCACATTTCAATACCTCAATTACCGCCCTTCTAAATTCGGGGCTAAATAGCTCCATAGGACC
Coding sequences within:
- the rnhB gene encoding ribonuclease HII, with product MIVAGVDDAGRGSVMGPLVIAGVSIEESRLNGLIDLGVKDSKLLSPSKRMKLYQLIRNIAHKISYLKIPPNEIDRYVILGRKFKKLNYLEAISMAKVIDELGCDVVYVDASDVDVNRFKEQISSMLKKDLKIFSLHHADRIYPIVSAASIIAKVERDLEIEKLKLKYGDFGSGYPSDPRTREFLIKWVEKYNAFPDDSRKSWKVWKKLTNKTLDLYTDFKKNFIQYSSKDTS